In the Paludisphaera rhizosphaerae genome, one interval contains:
- a CDS encoding UDP-2,3-diacylglucosamine diphosphatase: MSDYFLSDVHLRDDRPERGRRLVRFLQRLKPGEDRLLIAGDLCDFWMGSRKSSEELARDEALSRLAEFSRAGGSLSILPGNHDRWLVPFYESSLRATILTEPYEMESYGLRVHIVHGHLLGARRMWKAAMESREFFRAFGAIPSSMAKPLDDLLETRNRRGLEDDERRHLAVFRSYADSLNGVDLAVFGHVHRAVDEAGSPRMIVLGGWQARLSYLKIDADGAVFHVESGEVDEPTSTDSQRAEPSNVSP, encoded by the coding sequence TTGAGCGATTATTTCCTGAGCGACGTTCACCTGCGGGACGACCGCCCCGAACGTGGTCGCCGGCTCGTTCGTTTCCTTCAGCGACTGAAGCCAGGCGAGGACCGCCTGCTCATCGCCGGGGACCTGTGCGACTTCTGGATGGGCTCTCGCAAATCGTCCGAGGAACTCGCGCGCGACGAGGCGCTTTCCAGGCTGGCTGAGTTTTCCAGGGCTGGCGGCTCTCTCTCGATCCTTCCGGGAAACCACGACCGCTGGCTCGTCCCATTTTATGAATCATCGCTGCGGGCGACGATCTTGACCGAGCCCTACGAGATGGAGAGCTACGGCCTGAGAGTCCACATCGTCCACGGCCACCTGCTGGGCGCTCGGCGGATGTGGAAGGCCGCGATGGAGTCTCGCGAGTTCTTCCGGGCCTTCGGCGCCATTCCCTCGTCCATGGCGAAGCCGCTGGACGACCTTCTGGAGACGCGCAACCGACGTGGGCTGGAAGACGACGAACGACGCCATCTGGCCGTCTTCCGCAGCTACGCCGACAGCCTGAACGGAGTGGACCTGGCCGTTTTCGGTCACGTCCACCGCGCCGTTGACGAAGCGGGCTCTCCCCGGATGATCGTCCTCGGCGGCTGGCAGGCGCGTTTGAGTTATCTCAAGATCGACGCCGACGGAGCGGTCTTCCACGTCGAATCGGGCGAGGTCGACGAGCCGACCTCCACGGACTCCCAACGGGCTGAACCGAGCAACGTATCGCCATGA
- a CDS encoding purine-nucleoside phosphorylase yields MSQSSHPHDLLSSADEAAEVIRRAAGDRSPQVAVVLGSGLNGLVERFGDRKVIPYAQIPHFPVTTVQGHAGNVVFGSVDGAEALLLQGRFHFYEGHDLRAVTFPMRVLQRLGVKTVILTAATGGVRADLRPGNIVCLSDHLNLIGANPLRGPADPRLGERFPDMTEVYSKRLRNMAKEEAKRLGVHLVSAVYACLPGPSYETPAEIRMLRALGADVVGMSTVPEAIVARHGGMEVLGLALVTNAAAGVLPTPIRHEDVLEAGEKATPMIGKLIRRVVLRLAGVTPGNEGLSGEYPTYRPD; encoded by the coding sequence ATGAGCCAGTCCAGCCATCCCCACGATTTGCTCTCCTCCGCCGATGAAGCGGCCGAGGTCATTCGCAGGGCGGCCGGCGACAGGTCGCCCCAGGTGGCCGTCGTACTGGGCTCTGGATTGAACGGGCTCGTGGAGCGTTTCGGCGACCGAAAGGTGATTCCGTACGCTCAGATCCCACATTTCCCCGTTACGACCGTACAGGGACACGCCGGCAACGTGGTCTTCGGCTCGGTCGACGGCGCCGAGGCTCTCCTGTTGCAGGGAAGGTTCCACTTCTACGAGGGCCACGACCTCCGCGCCGTCACGTTTCCGATGCGCGTGCTCCAGCGGCTGGGCGTGAAGACGGTCATCCTGACGGCCGCGACGGGAGGCGTCCGGGCCGATTTACGGCCGGGCAACATCGTCTGCCTGTCGGACCATCTCAACCTGATCGGCGCGAACCCGCTCCGAGGTCCCGCCGACCCCAGGCTCGGTGAACGGTTCCCGGACATGACCGAGGTCTATTCCAAGCGATTGCGGAACATGGCCAAGGAGGAGGCGAAGCGACTGGGAGTGCACCTGGTCTCGGCCGTCTATGCCTGCCTCCCCGGCCCGAGCTATGAGACCCCGGCGGAGATCCGGATGCTCCGCGCCCTGGGGGCGGACGTGGTGGGAATGTCAACGGTCCCCGAGGCGATCGTCGCCCGGCACGGGGGTATGGAAGTTCTGGGCCTCGCGCTGGTGACGAACGCAGCGGCCGGCGTTCTCCCCACGCCGATCCGCCATGAAGACGTCTTGGAGGCCGGCGAGAAGGCCACGCCGATGATCGGCAAGCTGATTCGTCGGGTCGTCCTCCGGCTCGCGGGAGTCACGCCGGGGAATGAGGGCCTCAGCGGGGAGTATCCCACCTACCGGCCGGACTGA
- a CDS encoding PHP-associated domain-containing protein, with product MKFDHHLHTSRHSPDSVMDPLELLERAREIGLDGVVITEHDHQWAPAELAELAAEARGLKVFSGVEVSAREGHFLVYGLPDLSDVGPGISVGELLKVVNRRGAAIVAAHPFRWLQPFDEIVGRYGPAFHGVEFVSNNVTAETRALADALLQASPMPRTGSSDAHDVDTLGCYYSEVEGPVETIADFVAALRRGAVQPRHRKGARLTSGPV from the coding sequence ATGAAATTCGATCACCACCTCCACACGTCCCGCCACTCGCCCGACAGCGTTATGGACCCCCTGGAACTGCTTGAACGAGCCCGGGAGATCGGCCTGGACGGCGTCGTCATCACGGAGCACGACCACCAGTGGGCTCCGGCCGAGTTGGCGGAACTGGCCGCCGAGGCGCGAGGACTCAAGGTCTTCTCCGGCGTGGAGGTCTCGGCGCGCGAGGGGCACTTTCTCGTTTACGGCCTGCCGGACCTGAGCGACGTGGGGCCTGGGATCAGCGTCGGAGAACTCCTCAAGGTCGTCAATCGCCGAGGCGCGGCGATCGTGGCTGCTCATCCGTTCCGATGGCTGCAGCCCTTCGACGAGATCGTCGGGAGGTACGGCCCGGCGTTTCACGGGGTCGAGTTCGTCAGCAACAACGTGACGGCTGAGACCCGAGCCCTCGCCGACGCCCTGTTGCAGGCCTCGCCGATGCCCCGAACGGGCTCGTCGGACGCTCACGACGTGGACACGTTGGGTTGTTACTACAGCGAGGTCGAAGGACCCGTGGAGACGATCGCGGATTTCGTCGCCGCGCTTCGGCGGGGAGCCGTGCAACCGCGTCACCGCAAAGGGGCGCGGCTCACTTCAGGGCCGGTTTGA
- the upp gene encoding uracil phosphoribosyltransferase codes for MASVFASSHPIVLQKLAALRDSRTKPPEFRSLVRSLALLLGQEATADLPTRDVTIQTPLGPSPCQALADVVGIIPVLRAGLGMADGLIELLPEAEVWHIGLFRDEATLKPTEYYNKFPKQPRVTIGLVVDPMLATGGSAVRTCEILKSAGVPRLKLLSLIAAPEGIARMREAMPDVPIHVGAVDERLTEIGFIYPGLGDAGDRQFATSPDH; via the coding sequence GTGGCGTCGGTATTCGCGTCGTCGCATCCGATCGTTCTCCAGAAGCTCGCGGCACTGCGGGACTCCCGCACCAAACCGCCCGAGTTCCGGTCGCTCGTGAGAAGCCTCGCTCTTCTGCTAGGACAGGAGGCGACCGCCGATCTGCCGACGCGCGACGTCACCATCCAGACCCCGCTCGGCCCCTCTCCCTGTCAGGCGCTGGCCGACGTGGTCGGGATCATCCCCGTCCTCCGCGCCGGGCTGGGGATGGCGGACGGCCTGATTGAGCTGCTCCCGGAAGCCGAGGTCTGGCACATCGGCCTCTTCCGCGACGAGGCGACGCTCAAGCCGACTGAGTATTACAACAAGTTCCCCAAACAGCCGCGCGTCACGATCGGTCTGGTCGTGGATCCGATGCTCGCCACCGGCGGTTCGGCCGTGCGGACGTGCGAGATCCTCAAGTCCGCCGGGGTGCCGCGACTGAAGCTCCTCTCCCTCATCGCCGCGCCCGAAGGGATCGCCCGGATGCGCGAGGCGATGCCCGACGTCCCCATCCACGTCGGCGCGGTGGACGAGCGGCTGACGGAGATCGGCTTCATTTACCCGGGTCTAGGCGACGCCGGCGACCGCCAGTTCGCCACCAGCCCGGACCATTGA
- a CDS encoding NupC/NupG family nucleoside CNT transporter yields MRMLIAVMILAAAAMSPRVGASIEEGRTIPAPVPSAADPPAADVSKATPKTDVRSDLSLGEWANRLRGLLGMALILVGAVIFSENRRAISRRVLFWGVALQWIFAILVLRAPAGVRLLQEAGKLVESVLECALEGARFVFGEALVKADGPAGFVFAFRVLPTVIFVAALFAVLYHLGIMQWVVRSFAVAMAWLMGISGAESLDVAASLFLGQTEAPLTIRPYLARLTNSELMTVMTAGMAHVSGGVMAAYFAYHVEPRHVLTAVVMTAPGAVLLSKLLVPETQTPETLGGIRHHDDREDSNILDAAARGTRDGLSLSLNIAAVLIAFVGLVALVNLGLGRLNTSLEDLLGWIMAPVAYMLGVAWDDCRAVGGLLGTRTVLNELIAFQKLDGIRASLDPRSAVIASFALCGFANLSSIGIQIGGIGALVPERRKDLARLGGRALLAGTLANFLSACIAGVLL; encoded by the coding sequence ATGCGAATGCTGATCGCCGTCATGATCCTCGCAGCCGCGGCGATGTCGCCGCGCGTTGGAGCGAGCATCGAGGAAGGACGTACGATTCCCGCCCCTGTTCCGTCCGCGGCCGATCCTCCAGCAGCCGACGTCTCCAAGGCGACCCCCAAAACGGACGTCAGGAGCGATCTCAGTCTCGGCGAATGGGCGAACCGGCTCCGCGGACTGCTGGGGATGGCTCTCATCCTGGTCGGTGCCGTGATCTTCTCCGAGAACCGCCGGGCGATCTCGCGCCGAGTCCTCTTCTGGGGAGTGGCGCTGCAGTGGATCTTCGCGATCCTGGTCCTCCGCGCCCCGGCCGGTGTTCGATTGCTCCAGGAGGCCGGCAAGCTTGTGGAGTCCGTCCTCGAATGCGCCCTGGAGGGGGCTCGGTTCGTGTTCGGCGAGGCGCTGGTGAAGGCGGACGGCCCCGCGGGCTTCGTCTTCGCCTTCCGCGTGCTCCCCACGGTGATCTTCGTCGCGGCGCTCTTCGCGGTGCTTTATCACCTGGGGATCATGCAGTGGGTCGTTCGCTCCTTCGCCGTGGCGATGGCCTGGCTGATGGGGATCAGCGGGGCGGAGTCGCTCGACGTGGCGGCCTCGTTGTTCCTCGGCCAGACGGAGGCCCCGCTGACGATCCGGCCCTACCTTGCTCGACTGACGAACTCCGAGTTGATGACCGTCATGACGGCCGGAATGGCCCACGTGTCGGGGGGCGTGATGGCGGCCTACTTCGCCTACCACGTGGAGCCCCGGCACGTCCTGACCGCCGTCGTCATGACCGCCCCCGGCGCCGTGCTGCTCTCGAAACTGCTCGTGCCCGAAACTCAGACGCCTGAAACGCTCGGCGGCATCCGACACCATGACGATCGCGAGGACTCCAACATCCTCGACGCCGCCGCTCGGGGGACTCGCGACGGTCTGAGCCTGTCGCTCAACATCGCCGCCGTGCTGATCGCCTTCGTGGGCCTGGTCGCGCTGGTGAACCTCGGGCTGGGCCGGCTGAATACCTCGCTGGAGGATCTACTAGGCTGGATCATGGCGCCTGTCGCCTACATGCTGGGCGTCGCCTGGGACGACTGCCGCGCTGTGGGTGGTCTGCTGGGGACGCGCACCGTGCTCAACGAGTTGATCGCGTTTCAGAAGCTCGACGGGATCCGAGCGAGCCTGGATCCGCGATCGGCCGTCATCGCCTCTTTCGCCCTCTGCGGCTTCGCCAACCTCAGCTCGATCGGGATCCAGATCGGCGGGATCGGAGCCCTCGTTCCGGAGCGTCGCAAGGATCTGGCGCGGCTTGGAGGCCGGGCGCTCCTGGCCGGCACTCTGGCGAATTTCCTTTCGGCGTGCATTGCGGGAGTCCTTCTATGA
- a CDS encoding thymidine phosphorylase: MVRAVDVIRKKREGEALSTAEINWMVEGIANGAVADYQWSALLMAIVLKGMNRSETAALTDAMMRSGDIVDLSAIPGPKIDKHSTGGVGDKTSLIIAPIAAAAGVMVPMVSGRGLGHTGGTLDKLESIPGFCVDVTLDRYREILAETGLVLIGQTKEIAPADKFLYALRDATSTVESIPLISASIMSKKLAEGIDGLVLDVKTGSGAFLPDLEDSMLLAETMCDVGHKMGKKIVALITRMDQPLGRAVGNAVEVVESLECLRGQGPDDLMGLSIELAAEMVLLAGLAKSIEEARGACERTIEDGSALERLRRLIAAQGGDPRIVDDPGLLPQPKRTIELKSDRVGRVSKLDSRPIGVATMLLGAGRAKVDSRIDPAVGVILHKKVGDLVDLGESLCTILVNDEAELERASEMIADAYHFSADRVDVPTTIVDRLVAGVD, translated from the coding sequence ATGGTTCGCGCCGTGGACGTGATCCGGAAGAAACGCGAGGGTGAAGCGCTTTCGACGGCCGAGATCAACTGGATGGTCGAGGGGATCGCCAACGGCGCCGTGGCCGATTACCAGTGGTCCGCTCTGCTGATGGCGATCGTCCTCAAGGGGATGAATCGTTCCGAGACCGCCGCCCTGACGGACGCGATGATGCGGTCGGGCGACATCGTCGACCTCTCGGCGATTCCCGGTCCGAAGATCGACAAGCACAGCACCGGAGGCGTGGGGGACAAGACCTCGCTCATCATCGCGCCCATCGCGGCCGCGGCCGGCGTGATGGTGCCGATGGTCTCCGGCCGTGGCCTCGGCCACACGGGCGGCACGCTCGACAAGCTCGAATCGATCCCCGGCTTTTGCGTCGACGTGACGCTCGACCGCTACCGGGAGATCCTCGCGGAAACCGGCCTCGTCCTGATCGGCCAGACGAAGGAGATCGCCCCGGCCGACAAGTTCCTCTACGCCCTGCGCGACGCCACGTCGACCGTCGAGTCGATCCCGCTCATCTCCGCGTCGATCATGTCGAAGAAGCTGGCGGAAGGGATCGACGGCCTGGTCCTCGATGTGAAGACGGGCTCCGGCGCGTTCCTGCCGGACCTGGAAGACTCGATGCTCCTGGCCGAGACGATGTGCGACGTCGGCCATAAGATGGGGAAGAAGATCGTCGCTCTCATCACCCGAATGGACCAGCCGCTCGGCCGGGCCGTCGGCAATGCGGTCGAAGTCGTTGAGAGCCTCGAATGCCTGCGCGGTCAGGGGCCTGACGACCTCATGGGCCTGTCGATCGAGTTGGCCGCGGAGATGGTCCTCCTCGCCGGCCTGGCGAAAAGCATCGAGGAGGCTCGCGGGGCCTGCGAGCGGACGATCGAGGACGGATCGGCGCTTGAGCGGCTTCGTCGGCTGATCGCCGCGCAGGGGGGCGATCCCCGCATCGTGGATGATCCCGGACTGCTGCCGCAACCGAAGCGGACGATCGAATTGAAGTCCGATCGGGTCGGCCGGGTCTCGAAGCTCGATTCCCGTCCCATCGGCGTCGCCACCATGCTGCTCGGAGCAGGACGGGCGAAGGTCGATTCCAGGATCGATCCGGCCGTGGGGGTGATTCTGCACAAGAAGGTCGGCGACCTCGTCGACCTCGGAGAATCGCTCTGCACGATCCTCGTCAACGACGAGGCGGAGTTGGAACGGGCCTCGGAGATGATCGCCGACGCCTATCACTTCTCGGCGGACCGCGTCGACGTGCCGACGACGATCGTCGACCGATTGGTCGCTGGGGTCGATTGA
- a CDS encoding DUF5131 family protein gives MSDNTKIEWTDATWNPVRGCTKITPGCAHCYAETFAERFRGVPGHPYEQGFDLRLVPHKLLDPLRWSKPRMVFVNSMSDLFHKDVADEYVLKVAEVMRTADWNTYQVLTKRSERLAAMLSGPLHELASARHIWWGVSVENRRHGLPRIEHLRSAPAAVRFLSVEPLLEDLGEIDLSGIDWMIVGGESGHGARPMAKEWVESLRDQCAAAGVRFFFKQWGGVRKGRTGREIDGRTYDEVPPPSPHPILDRECRAKLIAELESKGFSSRVES, from the coding sequence GTGAGCGACAACACCAAAATCGAGTGGACGGACGCCACCTGGAATCCTGTCCGGGGCTGCACCAAGATCACGCCCGGCTGCGCCCACTGCTACGCCGAGACCTTTGCGGAACGCTTCCGAGGCGTCCCCGGGCATCCCTATGAGCAGGGCTTCGATCTGCGATTGGTCCCGCACAAGCTGCTGGATCCGCTCCGGTGGTCGAAGCCCCGCATGGTCTTCGTCAATTCCATGAGCGACCTCTTCCACAAGGACGTCGCCGACGAATACGTCTTGAAGGTCGCCGAGGTGATGCGAACCGCCGACTGGAACACGTACCAGGTGCTGACGAAGCGGTCGGAGCGGCTCGCCGCGATGCTCTCGGGCCCTCTTCACGAGCTTGCGTCGGCCCGACACATCTGGTGGGGCGTGAGCGTCGAGAACCGCCGTCATGGCTTACCGCGGATCGAGCACCTCCGTTCCGCACCCGCCGCCGTCCGGTTTCTGTCGGTCGAGCCCTTGCTCGAAGATCTGGGCGAGATCGACCTGTCGGGCATCGATTGGATGATCGTGGGCGGCGAAAGCGGTCATGGCGCGAGACCAATGGCGAAGGAGTGGGTTGAATCTCTACGCGACCAATGCGCCGCGGCGGGAGTTCGTTTCTTCTTCAAACAGTGGGGCGGAGTCCGCAAGGGAAGGACCGGCAGGGAGATCGACGGCCGAACCTACGACGAGGTTCCGCCGCCCAGCCCGCACCCGATTCTCGATCGCGAATGCAGGGCGAAGTTGATCGCCGAGTTGGAGTCGAAGGGGTTTTCATCGAGAGTGGAGAGTTGA
- a CDS encoding rhomboid family intramembrane serine protease — protein sequence MNPRLVLREIRDYPATVLFSLSWVVVFLAMLADHRRDVPAPSMMGVLMSGMGDAHRFGDLTLQDLAAGEYWRLITCNFVHYSVIHIGMNLFAFYLLGSLLESWYGPWTLTAVYGITGVGGNLLSALARQAMGASPLVHSGGGSVVIMGLIGLFATAGWASKSLRDRELTWYMLKALMMTGALGLAFPRYIDNWGHAGGALAGLPIGLAHRWLLAGRGRPWTWFVGFGWLLLIMAGVAAQVRSDRFEKDDRAFLRLRKELDAYFTTYRVLQGVGFWTKFGGDARGLESMLRNQAPILDRPPTRVSYRRLLALAGEFGRRPATKAEIETFRNDLDAVGIPIRKEVEGRLRAYWLGRRTQRPVKTSSFGPRPSARAIDASSFRSNLMGMPFKPALK from the coding sequence ATGAATCCCCGCCTCGTCCTCCGCGAAATCCGAGATTATCCCGCCACAGTGCTGTTCAGCCTGAGTTGGGTCGTCGTCTTCCTTGCGATGCTGGCCGACCACCGGCGAGACGTCCCCGCCCCTTCGATGATGGGCGTTCTGATGTCGGGCATGGGGGACGCCCATCGCTTCGGCGACCTGACGCTCCAGGACCTGGCCGCGGGGGAGTACTGGCGGCTGATTACCTGCAACTTCGTGCATTACAGCGTCATCCACATCGGGATGAACCTGTTCGCGTTCTACCTGCTGGGCTCGCTGCTGGAGTCATGGTACGGGCCGTGGACGCTGACGGCCGTCTATGGGATCACCGGGGTCGGGGGCAATCTCCTCTCGGCCCTGGCGAGGCAGGCCATGGGGGCGAGTCCGCTGGTCCATTCCGGGGGCGGGTCGGTCGTCATCATGGGGCTGATCGGCCTCTTCGCGACGGCGGGGTGGGCGTCGAAGTCGCTCCGCGACCGCGAGTTGACCTGGTATATGCTGAAGGCTCTGATGATGACGGGAGCGCTCGGGCTGGCCTTCCCGCGATACATCGACAACTGGGGCCACGCCGGCGGGGCCTTGGCCGGGCTGCCGATCGGCCTGGCGCACCGCTGGCTGCTCGCCGGAAGGGGACGCCCCTGGACGTGGTTCGTGGGTTTCGGCTGGCTCCTGCTGATCATGGCCGGGGTCGCCGCTCAGGTCCGTTCCGACCGATTCGAGAAGGACGACCGAGCCTTCTTGCGGCTTCGCAAGGAGCTGGACGCCTACTTCACGACCTACCGAGTACTTCAGGGCGTCGGTTTCTGGACGAAGTTCGGCGGCGACGCGCGCGGCCTGGAATCGATGCTTCGGAACCAGGCCCCGATTCTCGATCGACCGCCGACTCGCGTCTCGTATCGACGGTTGCTGGCCCTCGCAGGGGAATTCGGTCGACGTCCGGCGACGAAGGCCGAGATCGAGACCTTCCGCAACGACCTGGACGCCGTCGGCATACCGATCCGTAAGGAGGTCGAGGGTCGGCTCAGAGCCTACTGGCTCGGACGCAGGACGCAGCGCCCGGTCAAGACGTCGAGCTTTGGACCTCGGCCGTCGGCTCGAGCGATCGACGCGTCATCGTTCCGCTCGAACCTGATGGGGATGCCGTTCAAACCGGCCCTGAAGTGA
- a CDS encoding MBL fold metallo-hydrolase: MTFQFAVLGSGSKGNSALFRHGGAGILIDAGLGVRMTTERLASVGCDWSHLAAVVLTHTHGDHVDTSVFRALSRRGVPLYCHEGHHHELAGDPGYAALDRLGLVRFYDERPFMAPSGFRIEPVTAWHDGGPTFGFRLEAGAGGKRKGISVGYLTDTGTWSDETAEALVDVDVLGVEFNHDVMLQRTSGRHPALIARNLGDRGHLSNRQAADLVAAILSRSRRDRIAHLVLLHLSDQCNRPEIALREAGEAVRESGRQVFIHAARQSPAHPDLSLSPARSRSHWRPDVAGVQGIARSTKSRRRPAEACAFLPGLNLESS, encoded by the coding sequence ATGACGTTCCAGTTCGCGGTACTCGGCAGCGGCTCAAAGGGCAACTCCGCGTTGTTCCGCCACGGCGGCGCGGGGATCCTGATCGACGCCGGGCTGGGCGTCCGCATGACGACGGAAAGGTTGGCGAGCGTCGGTTGCGACTGGTCTCACCTCGCGGCCGTCGTTCTGACCCATACCCACGGCGATCACGTCGACACCAGCGTCTTTCGCGCTCTCTCTCGTCGCGGCGTACCGCTTTATTGCCACGAAGGCCACCATCACGAGTTGGCCGGCGATCCAGGCTACGCGGCGCTCGACCGCCTCGGACTCGTCCGGTTTTACGACGAGCGTCCGTTCATGGCCCCGAGCGGGTTCCGCATCGAACCGGTCACCGCATGGCACGACGGCGGGCCGACCTTCGGCTTCCGCCTGGAAGCCGGCGCCGGCGGAAAGCGAAAGGGCATTTCGGTCGGCTATCTGACCGACACGGGCACCTGGAGCGATGAGACGGCCGAGGCCCTTGTCGACGTCGACGTCCTGGGCGTGGAGTTCAACCACGACGTGATGCTGCAGCGGACCTCGGGCAGGCACCCCGCTCTGATCGCGAGGAACCTCGGCGATCGAGGCCACCTCTCCAACCGACAGGCCGCCGACCTCGTCGCCGCGATCCTCTCGCGGTCGCGACGGGATCGGATCGCCCATCTCGTCCTCCTGCACCTGAGCGACCAGTGCAACCGGCCGGAGATCGCTCTCCGCGAGGCCGGAGAGGCGGTGCGCGAGAGTGGACGGCAGGTCTTCATCCACGCCGCCCGGCAATCTCCGGCGCACCCGGATCTGAGTTTGTCCCCGGCTCGCTCCAGGTCCCATTGGCGGCCGGACGTCGCCGGCGTCCAGGGTATCGCCCGATCGACCAAGTCGCGCCGGCGTCCGGCTGAAGCCTGTGCGTTCCTGCCCGGACTGAATCTCGAAAGTTCATGA
- a CDS encoding arylsulfatase B: protein MRIETRRRPVMWAWLASAFMASATAFGADAPKPNIVVILADDMGWGDVGWHGSEIKTPNLDRLAAAGAKLEHFYVQPVCSPTRAALMTGRYPMRHGLQVGVVRPWARYGLPLNERTLPQALKEAGYETAIVGKWHLGHFQPEYLPTHRGFDHQYGHYNGALDYNTHERDGGHDWHRDDKENHDKGYSTTLIGEEAARLVAEHDTTKPLFLYVPFNAVHAPHQVPAKYKEPYAKLAEPRRTYAGMLAALDEAVGQISQAIDRKGIAGNTLIVFSSDNGGPQPGKVTSNGPLRGAKGQLFEGGVRVAAFATWPGKIKAGSTVDAALHMVDLFPTFMKLAGAPAEQSLPLDGRDAWPAIAEGKGTPHDAILLNTTPRNGAVRVADWKLIVGRPAGAGGDDGEADDAAAAPDAERNRPHLFNLVDDPYEKNDLAAKNPAKVAELRARYDALAAQAVPPKAAPMPPGFRAPRVWGQTD, encoded by the coding sequence ATGAGGATCGAGACACGACGTCGGCCGGTGATGTGGGCCTGGCTCGCCTCCGCGTTCATGGCGTCTGCGACGGCCTTCGGAGCCGACGCGCCGAAGCCCAACATCGTCGTCATCCTGGCCGACGATATGGGCTGGGGGGACGTCGGCTGGCATGGGTCCGAGATCAAGACGCCGAACCTCGATCGACTGGCTGCGGCCGGTGCGAAGCTCGAGCATTTCTACGTCCAGCCGGTCTGCTCGCCGACCCGCGCCGCCTTGATGACCGGGCGCTACCCGATGCGTCACGGCCTTCAAGTGGGGGTCGTCCGCCCCTGGGCGCGCTACGGCCTGCCGCTGAATGAGCGGACGCTTCCCCAGGCGCTCAAGGAAGCCGGCTACGAGACGGCTATTGTGGGCAAGTGGCACCTCGGGCACTTTCAGCCCGAGTATCTGCCGACGCATCGCGGGTTCGACCACCAGTACGGCCACTACAACGGAGCGCTCGACTACAACACCCACGAGCGCGACGGCGGCCACGACTGGCATCGCGACGACAAGGAGAACCACGACAAGGGCTACAGCACCACGCTGATCGGCGAGGAAGCCGCGCGGCTGGTCGCCGAGCATGACACGACGAAGCCGCTGTTCCTCTACGTCCCGTTCAACGCCGTCCACGCGCCGCATCAGGTCCCCGCGAAGTACAAAGAGCCCTACGCCAAGCTCGCGGAGCCCCGTCGGACCTACGCGGGGATGCTCGCGGCGCTTGACGAGGCGGTCGGCCAGATTTCCCAGGCAATCGATCGCAAGGGGATCGCCGGGAACACGCTGATCGTCTTCTCCAGCGACAACGGCGGCCCGCAACCGGGCAAGGTGACGAGCAACGGCCCGCTCCGAGGAGCGAAGGGGCAACTCTTCGAAGGCGGCGTGCGCGTGGCCGCGTTCGCGACCTGGCCTGGCAAGATCAAGGCCGGCTCAACGGTGGACGCCGCCTTGCACATGGTCGATCTCTTTCCGACCTTCATGAAACTCGCCGGCGCGCCAGCCGAGCAGTCCCTGCCGCTGGACGGTCGCGACGCCTGGCCGGCGATCGCCGAGGGCAAGGGAACCCCGCACGACGCGATCCTGCTGAACACGACTCCGCGCAACGGAGCCGTTCGCGTCGCCGACTGGAAGCTGATCGTCGGCCGCCCCGCCGGTGCGGGCGGAGACGACGGCGAGGCCGACGACGCCGCCGCCGCACCCGATGCGGAGCGCAACCGCCCTCATCTCTTCAACCTGGTCGACGATCCTTACGAGAAGAACGACCTGGCCGCGAAGAATCCGGCGAAGGTCGCCGAGCTGCGGGCGCGTTACGACGCCCTGGCCGCTCAGGCCGTTCCGCCGAAGGCCGCCCCCATGCCGCCCGGTTTCCGGGCCCCTCGCGTCTGGGGTCAGACCGACTGA
- a CDS encoding HAD family hydrolase produces the protein MPLAIFDHDGVLVDTLKLHQDAWVAMGRESGLPMTPEFILETFGMTNAMILRKVRGESLSDEEVLAYSDHKEQLYRDLARGTIVLMPGVRPFLDALTEAGVEMAIGSSGVRKNLELTVEECGLHGRFKAIVAGEDVTRGKPDPQVFLLAASRSGAKPEETVVFEDAPVGIRAAKAAGMLAVGVTSSHDADALQAAGADLIVADLSQCDVADLLARLSPAGRWDTPR, from the coding sequence GTGCCCCTCGCCATTTTCGACCACGACGGCGTTCTCGTCGACACGCTCAAGCTGCATCAGGACGCCTGGGTCGCCATGGGCCGAGAGTCCGGCCTGCCGATGACGCCGGAATTCATCCTCGAAACCTTCGGCATGACCAACGCGATGATCCTCCGGAAGGTCCGGGGCGAATCGCTCTCCGACGAGGAAGTTCTCGCGTACTCCGACCACAAGGAACAGCTCTACCGCGATCTGGCCCGAGGCACGATCGTGCTAATGCCGGGCGTTCGACCGTTTCTCGACGCCCTCACCGAGGCCGGCGTGGAGATGGCGATCGGCTCCAGCGGCGTCCGGAAGAACCTGGAGCTGACCGTCGAGGAGTGCGGGCTCCACGGTCGATTCAAGGCGATCGTTGCCGGCGAGGACGTCACCCGAGGCAAGCCCGATCCTCAGGTCTTCCTCCTGGCCGCCTCGCGTTCGGGGGCGAAGCCCGAGGAGACCGTCGTCTTCGAGGACGCCCCCGTCGGGATCCGAGCGGCGAAGGCGGCGGGGATGCTGGCTGTCGGAGTCACTTCCAGCCATGACGCCGACGCCCTGCAAGCGGCTGGCGCCGACCTGATCGTCGCCGACCTGTCGCAATGCGATGTCGCGGATCTGCTCGCCCGGCTCAGTCCGGCCGGTAGGTGGGATACTCCCCGCTGA